One Kineococcus aurantiacus genomic window carries:
- a CDS encoding carbohydrate ABC transporter permease, which yields MSATTVREAALAAPPPPGGRRRRYRAPDAAGPVTYVLLVVTAFLFIVPFYYMVVAASRPMAEMNTSPPPFLPGPYLWQNITTALDQQAIGLSIVNSLIVSGITTAGTLLFCTLAGFAFAKLRFRGKKALFAITIGTLMIPPSLGVVPLYKLMSDWGLAGRLESVILPTLVSAFGVFFMRQYLVQTLPDELLEAAKVDGASSTRTVVSIVLPIARPGMAVLGMLTFMTSWNDFFWPVITLNSTTPTVQVALNNLGSGYVPDTSIIMAGTLVGTLPVIVVFLLLGRQIVSGIIAGAVKG from the coding sequence ATGAGCGCCACCACCGTCCGCGAGGCCGCCCTGGCCGCGCCGCCGCCCCCCGGTGGCCGGCGCCGGCGCTACCGCGCCCCCGACGCCGCGGGACCGGTGACGTACGTGCTGCTCGTCGTCACGGCGTTCCTGTTCATCGTGCCCTTCTACTACATGGTCGTGGCCGCCAGCCGGCCCATGGCGGAGATGAACACCTCGCCGCCGCCGTTCCTGCCCGGCCCCTACCTGTGGCAGAACATCACGACGGCGCTGGACCAGCAGGCCATCGGGCTGTCCATCGTGAACTCCCTCATCGTCTCCGGGATCACGACGGCCGGGACCCTGCTGTTCTGCACCCTCGCCGGGTTCGCCTTCGCCAAGCTCCGGTTCCGCGGCAAGAAGGCCCTGTTCGCCATCACCATCGGCACCCTCATGATCCCGCCGTCCCTCGGCGTGGTGCCCCTGTACAAGCTGATGTCGGACTGGGGCCTGGCCGGCCGCCTGGAGTCGGTGATCCTGCCGACCCTGGTCAGCGCGTTCGGCGTGTTCTTCATGCGGCAGTACCTCGTCCAGACCCTGCCGGACGAACTGCTGGAGGCCGCCAAGGTCGACGGGGCGTCCTCGACGCGCACCGTCGTCAGCATCGTCCTGCCCATCGCCCGCCCGGGCATGGCCGTGCTGGGCATGCTCACCTTCATGACGAGCTGGAACGACTTCTTCTGGCCCGTCATCACGCTGAACTCCACGACGCCGACGGTCCAGGTGGCGCTGAACAACCTGGGCAGCGGCTACGTCCCGGACACCTCGATCATCATGGCCGGCACCCTCGTCGGCACCCTGCCCGTCATCGTCGTGTTCCTGCTCCTGGGCCGGCAGATCGTCAGCGGCATCATCGCCGGCGCGGTCAAGGGCTGA
- a CDS encoding MBL fold metallo-hydrolase has translation MELTKHTHATVVLTEGGSSLLIDPGAYTPNTPDLLAAADAVLFTHDHPDHVDADALRAELARRPDLPVFGPGSVADAVEGVRHVGAGDEFDAAGFTVTVFGGQHAPIHPDLPPVENVAFLVDGTVFHPGDAYEVPGVEVRTLLVPTSGPWAKLSEGVDFLRAVKPQRAIAIHDLMLSEPGQQSTSQFTEQLTGTPLEIVPVGSTVTL, from the coding sequence ATGGAGCTCACCAAGCACACCCACGCCACGGTCGTCCTCACCGAGGGCGGTTCCTCGCTGCTGATCGACCCGGGCGCCTACACGCCGAACACGCCGGACCTCCTGGCCGCCGCCGACGCCGTGCTGTTCACCCACGACCACCCCGACCACGTCGACGCCGACGCCCTGCGGGCCGAGCTGGCCCGGCGCCCCGACCTGCCCGTCTTCGGCCCCGGCTCCGTGGCCGACGCCGTCGAGGGCGTCCGCCACGTCGGCGCCGGCGACGAGTTCGACGCGGCGGGTTTCACCGTCACCGTCTTCGGCGGGCAGCACGCCCCCATCCACCCCGACCTGCCGCCGGTGGAGAACGTCGCGTTCCTCGTCGACGGCACGGTCTTCCACCCCGGCGACGCCTACGAGGTGCCCGGCGTGGAGGTGCGGACGCTGCTGGTGCCCACGAGCGGGCCGTGGGCCAAGCTCAGCGAGGGCGTCGACTTCCTGCGCGCCGTGAAGCCGCAGCGGGCCATCGCCATCCACGACCTCATGCTCTCCGAGCCCGGTCAGCAGAGCACGTCGCAGTTCACCGAGCAGCTGACCGGGACGCCGCTGGAGATCGTCCCGGTCGGCTCCACCGTCACCCTCTGA
- a CDS encoding GH1 family beta-glucosidase, with protein MTTTEDNPTAVETAEGTGARSFPPGFVWGTATAAYQVEGAVAEDGRTPSIWDTYSHTPGRVAGGDTGDVADDHYHRFREDIALMKRLGLASYRFSVAWPRITPQVSADALGPVNGAGLAFYSTLVDELLAAGIEPAVTLYHWDLPQALEDAGGWTSRRTAERFAEYAEVVAAALGDRVRTFITLNEPWCSAYLGYASGVHAPGRTEPAAALAAVHHLNLAHGLGAAAVRRAAPGARVALTLNLAWVRTEGSRKADADAVRRVDGLQNRVFLDPVLHGSYPADVLADTAAATDWSFVHEGDLALIHQPLDVLGVNYYSPTVVRAWDGAAPRAEADGHGNSAHSPWVACEDVEFPELPGHRTAMGWSVDPRGMTELLLRLHREHPGLELLVTENGAAYDDVVTAGQVHDVERTRYLRDHLAAVLDAVEAGAPVTGYYLWSFLDNFEWSYGFSKRFGIVHVDYATQQRTLKDSALWYATVVAANAVPAALRG; from the coding sequence GTGACCACCACCGAAGACAACCCCACCGCCGTCGAGACCGCCGAGGGCACCGGGGCGCGCAGCTTCCCGCCCGGTTTCGTCTGGGGCACCGCCACGGCCGCCTACCAGGTCGAGGGAGCGGTGGCCGAGGACGGCCGCACCCCCTCCATCTGGGACACCTACAGCCACACCCCCGGCCGCGTCGCCGGCGGGGACACCGGCGACGTCGCCGACGACCACTACCACCGGTTCCGCGAGGACATCGCCCTCATGAAGCGGCTGGGGCTGGCCTCCTACCGGTTCTCCGTCGCCTGGCCGCGCATCACCCCGCAGGTGAGCGCCGACGCCCTCGGCCCGGTCAACGGGGCGGGCCTGGCGTTCTACTCGACGCTGGTGGACGAGCTGCTGGCCGCGGGCATCGAGCCGGCCGTCACGCTGTACCACTGGGACCTGCCGCAGGCCCTGGAGGACGCGGGGGGCTGGACGTCGCGCCGGACCGCCGAGCGGTTCGCCGAGTACGCCGAGGTCGTCGCCGCGGCCCTGGGGGACCGGGTGCGGACGTTCATCACCCTCAACGAGCCGTGGTGCTCGGCGTACCTGGGCTACGCCTCCGGCGTGCACGCCCCGGGCCGCACCGAACCGGCCGCGGCGCTGGCCGCGGTGCACCACCTCAACCTGGCCCACGGGCTGGGGGCGGCGGCGGTCCGCCGGGCCGCGCCCGGCGCGCGCGTCGCCCTCACCCTGAACCTGGCGTGGGTGCGCACCGAGGGTTCGCGCAAGGCCGACGCCGACGCGGTGCGCCGCGTCGACGGGCTGCAGAACCGGGTGTTCCTCGACCCGGTCCTGCACGGGAGCTACCCGGCCGACGTGCTGGCCGACACCGCCGCCGCGACCGACTGGTCCTTCGTGCACGAGGGCGACCTGGCGCTCATCCACCAGCCGCTGGACGTGCTGGGGGTGAACTACTACAGCCCGACCGTGGTGCGCGCCTGGGACGGGGCGGCCCCGCGGGCCGAGGCCGACGGGCACGGGAACAGCGCGCACAGCCCCTGGGTGGCCTGCGAGGACGTCGAGTTCCCCGAGCTGCCCGGCCACCGGACGGCCATGGGCTGGAGCGTGGACCCGCGCGGCATGACCGAGCTGCTGCTGCGCCTGCACCGCGAGCACCCCGGCCTGGAGCTGCTCGTCACCGAGAACGGCGCCGCCTACGACGACGTCGTCACCGCGGGGCAGGTCCACGACGTCGAGCGCACCCGCTACCTGCGCGACCACCTCGCGGCCGTGCTCGACGCCGTGGAGGCCGGGGCCCCCGTGACCGGCTACTACCTGTGGTCCTTCCTGGACAACTTCGAGTGGAGCTACGGGTTCTCCAAGCGGTTCGGCATCGTCCACGTCGACTACGCGACCCAGCAGCGCACCCTGAAGGACAGCGCCCTGTGGTACGCCACGGTCGTGGCGGCCAACGCGGTGCCGGCGGCGCTCAGAGGGTGA
- a CDS encoding TauD/TfdA family dioxygenase translates to MRRRWELLVSSVFLDSSAVVPTLRELAVEERSALAALGSRVTADPVTEPEAFGRQARLLARELPQGLAETLWAFEERGSDSGVLVLRGLDVGDLPATPPDNTGGVGARTLLARQQAVVSHALGHMVGYAAEGHGHLLQDMVPNARLAATQQSQGSRVELEAHTEQCFSDLRPDYVVLGCLRGDADAATYAFRALDLLAHVDPTDVMELFRPLWTTLVDESFADFLDTREVRGPFPILSGDVDDPTMLVDQDLMHGITKHAQALLERVLEVYVAHRHAVTLQPGDVLLLDNLRAMHGRSPFAPRFDGTDRFITRGFVVRDLRRSRFARPGGGRVVQASFS, encoded by the coding sequence GTGCGTCGACGATGGGAGCTGCTCGTGTCCTCGGTGTTCCTCGACTCCTCGGCCGTGGTGCCGACCCTGCGTGAGCTCGCGGTGGAGGAGCGGTCCGCGCTCGCCGCCCTGGGCTCACGGGTGACCGCCGACCCCGTGACCGAACCCGAGGCCTTCGGCCGCCAGGCCCGGCTGCTCGCCCGCGAGCTGCCGCAGGGCCTGGCCGAGACCCTGTGGGCCTTCGAGGAGCGCGGCTCCGACTCCGGCGTGCTCGTGCTGCGCGGCCTGGACGTCGGGGACCTGCCCGCCACCCCGCCGGACAACACCGGCGGCGTCGGCGCGCGCACCCTGCTCGCCCGCCAGCAGGCCGTCGTCAGCCACGCCCTCGGGCACATGGTCGGCTACGCCGCCGAGGGCCACGGGCACCTGCTGCAGGACATGGTCCCCAACGCCCGCCTCGCCGCGACCCAGCAGTCGCAGGGCTCGCGCGTGGAGCTGGAGGCCCACACCGAGCAGTGCTTCTCCGACCTGCGGCCCGACTACGTCGTCCTGGGCTGCCTGCGCGGCGACGCCGACGCCGCGACCTACGCCTTCCGCGCCCTGGACCTGCTCGCCCACGTCGACCCCACCGACGTCATGGAGCTGTTCCGGCCGCTGTGGACGACCCTGGTCGACGAGTCCTTCGCCGACTTCCTCGACACCCGCGAGGTGCGCGGTCCGTTCCCGATCCTGTCCGGCGACGTCGACGACCCGACGATGCTCGTCGACCAGGACCTCATGCACGGCATCACCAAGCACGCGCAGGCGCTGCTCGAACGCGTGCTGGAGGTCTACGTCGCCCACCGGCACGCCGTCACCCTGCAGCCCGGCGACGTCCTGCTGCTGGACAACCTGCGCGCCATGCACGGCCGGTCCCCGTTCGCGCCGCGCTTCGACGGGACCGACCGCTTCATCACCCGCGGCTTCGTCGTCCGCGACCTGCGGCGCTCCCGGTTCGCCCGCCCCGGCGGCGGCCGCGTCGTGCAGGCCAGCTTCTCCTGA
- a CDS encoding carbohydrate ABC transporter permease: protein MSTPSTTAPPAPAGPRATPGPRPSLRSRLFRLEGVTAPYAYVAPFFLLFLAFGLFPLVYTMWISFHRYELGSDPEWTGWDNYTWLFTNPKFYNALLKTITIGILSTVPQLLLALGLAHLLNYRMRARNVFRVSMIMPYATSVAASTLVFAQIFGRDGGLANWLLSLVGLDGLDWRNGDLSAQIAIAVIVTWRWTGYNALIYLAGMQSISTDLYEAAALDGANRWQQFVHVTLPGLRPTILFTVVVSTIGATQLFGEPLLFGGVDGGALNQYQTLGLFMYQQGWAFGALGRAATIAWVTFLLIVVLVLLNTALARWRDRDTEGARR from the coding sequence GTGAGCACACCGAGCACGACCGCGCCCCCGGCCCCCGCCGGTCCCCGCGCGACCCCCGGACCCCGCCCGAGCCTGCGGTCGCGGCTGTTCCGCCTGGAGGGCGTCACCGCCCCCTACGCCTACGTCGCCCCGTTCTTCCTGCTGTTCCTCGCCTTCGGGCTCTTCCCCCTCGTCTACACGATGTGGATCAGCTTCCACCGCTACGAGCTGGGGTCGGACCCGGAGTGGACGGGCTGGGACAACTACACCTGGCTGTTCACCAACCCGAAGTTCTACAACGCGCTGCTCAAGACGATCACCATCGGCATCCTGTCCACCGTGCCGCAGCTGCTGCTGGCCCTGGGCCTGGCGCACCTGCTGAACTACCGGATGCGGGCGCGCAACGTGTTCCGCGTCTCGATGATCATGCCGTACGCGACCTCGGTGGCCGCCTCCACGCTGGTGTTCGCGCAGATCTTCGGCCGCGACGGCGGGCTGGCGAACTGGCTGCTGTCCCTCGTCGGGCTCGACGGGCTGGACTGGCGCAACGGCGACCTCAGCGCCCAGATCGCGATCGCGGTCATCGTCACGTGGCGCTGGACCGGCTACAACGCCCTCATCTACCTGGCCGGCATGCAGTCCATCTCCACCGACCTGTACGAGGCCGCCGCGCTGGACGGGGCGAACCGCTGGCAGCAGTTCGTGCACGTCACCCTGCCGGGCCTGCGCCCGACGATCCTGTTCACCGTCGTCGTCTCCACGATCGGTGCGACGCAGCTGTTCGGCGAGCCGCTGCTGTTCGGCGGGGTCGACGGGGGAGCGCTGAACCAGTACCAGACGCTGGGGCTGTTCATGTACCAGCAGGGGTGGGCGTTCGGCGCCCTGGGCCGGGCCGCCACCATCGCCTGGGTGACGTTCCTGCTCATCGTCGTCCTGGTCCTGCTCAACACCGCCCTCGCCCGCTGGCGGGACCGCGACACCGAAGGAGCCCGCCGATGA
- the fdhA gene encoding formaldehyde dehydrogenase, glutathione-independent, translating to MSTTTASDLSVNGATPSGNRAVAYLGPGRVEVQTIDYPTFELKDGPGVNPANVGRKVDHGVILKLVATNICGSDQHMVRGRTTAPPNLVLGHEITGEIVEVGRDVEFLKVGDLVSVPFNIACGRCRNCKERKTGICENVNPDRPGSAYGYVDMGGWVGGQAEYVLVPYADFNCLRFPDKDQAMEKILDLTMLSDIFPTGFHGAVTAGVGVGSTVYVAGAGPVGLAAAVGAQLLGAAVVIVGDLNADRLARARSFGCETVDVSQGDPKDQIEQILGVPEVDAGVDAVGFEARGHGAGSATEAPATVLNSLMQLTKAGGALGIPGLYVTGDPGGVDEAAKRGSLSLDLGTGWAKSLSFTTGQCPVMKYHRQLMMAILHDKVQIAKAVGATPISLDEAPAAYAEFDAGAPKKFVIDPHGMIKR from the coding sequence ATGTCGACCACCACCGCGTCCGACCTCAGCGTCAACGGCGCCACGCCCAGCGGCAACCGGGCCGTCGCCTACCTCGGCCCCGGCCGGGTCGAGGTCCAGACCATCGACTACCCGACCTTCGAGCTCAAGGACGGCCCGGGCGTGAACCCCGCCAACGTCGGCCGCAAGGTCGACCACGGCGTCATCCTGAAGCTCGTCGCGACGAACATCTGCGGCTCGGACCAGCACATGGTCCGCGGCCGCACGACCGCCCCGCCGAACCTCGTCCTCGGCCACGAGATCACCGGCGAGATCGTCGAGGTCGGCCGCGACGTGGAGTTCCTGAAGGTCGGCGACCTCGTCTCGGTGCCGTTCAACATCGCCTGCGGCCGGTGCCGGAACTGCAAGGAGCGCAAGACCGGCATCTGCGAGAACGTCAACCCCGACCGCCCCGGCTCGGCGTACGGGTACGTCGACATGGGTGGCTGGGTCGGCGGCCAGGCCGAGTACGTCCTGGTGCCCTACGCGGACTTCAACTGCCTGAGGTTCCCCGACAAGGACCAGGCCATGGAGAAGATCCTCGACCTGACGATGCTCTCGGACATCTTCCCGACGGGGTTCCACGGCGCGGTCACCGCCGGCGTCGGCGTGGGGTCGACGGTGTACGTCGCCGGGGCCGGTCCCGTGGGCCTGGCCGCCGCGGTCGGTGCGCAGCTGCTCGGGGCGGCCGTCGTGATCGTCGGCGACCTGAACGCCGACCGGCTCGCGCGCGCCCGCAGCTTCGGCTGCGAGACCGTCGACGTGTCGCAGGGCGACCCGAAGGACCAGATCGAGCAGATCCTCGGGGTCCCCGAGGTCGACGCCGGCGTCGACGCCGTCGGTTTCGAGGCCCGCGGCCACGGGGCCGGCTCGGCGACGGAGGCCCCGGCGACGGTGCTGAACTCGCTCATGCAGCTCACCAAGGCCGGTGGAGCGCTGGGCATCCCCGGCCTGTACGTCACGGGCGACCCCGGCGGGGTCGACGAGGCGGCCAAGCGCGGTTCCCTGTCGCTGGACCTGGGCACCGGGTGGGCCAAGTCGCTGTCGTTCACCACCGGCCAGTGCCCGGTCATGAAGTACCACCGCCAGCTGATGATGGCGATCCTGCACGACAAGGTGCAGATCGCGAAGGCCGTCGGCGCGACCCCGATCTCGCTGGACGAGGCCCCGGCCGCCTACGCCGAGTTCGACGCCGGCGCTCCCAAGAAGTTCGTCATCGACCCGCACGGCATGATCAAGCGCTGA
- a CDS encoding MarR family winged helix-turn-helix transcriptional regulator has translation MDTRDLAHDLRLVFGALGRSVNEDNALPPIRSVVLGTLDREGAMTSSDLAARRRVRPQTMAVTVKELVGLGWLTTTPHPADGRKVLLDLSDEGRAVLRADREGRVRRIADGLRQHLRPADLDTLADAVHVLAHLTERLGGSLGEPLLTASRPPRG, from the coding sequence ATGGACACCCGGGACCTCGCCCACGACCTGCGCCTGGTGTTCGGCGCGCTCGGCCGTTCCGTCAACGAGGACAACGCCCTGCCGCCCATCCGCTCCGTCGTGCTGGGCACCCTCGACCGCGAGGGCGCCATGACGTCCTCCGACCTCGCCGCCCGCCGCCGCGTACGCCCGCAGACCATGGCCGTCACCGTCAAGGAGCTCGTCGGGCTCGGCTGGCTCACCACCACGCCCCACCCCGCCGACGGGCGCAAGGTCCTGCTCGACCTCAGCGACGAGGGGCGCGCGGTGCTCCGGGCCGACCGCGAGGGCCGCGTCCGGCGCATCGCCGACGGCCTCCGGCAGCACCTGAGGCCGGCCGACCTCGACACCCTCGCCGACGCCGTCCACGTCCTCGCCCACCTCACCGAGCGGCTCGGCGGGTCGCTCGGCGAACCGCTCCTGACCGCCTCCCGCCCCCCGCGGGGGTGA